In Felis catus isolate Fca126 chromosome A2, F.catus_Fca126_mat1.0, whole genome shotgun sequence, the following proteins share a genomic window:
- the CA2H19orf38 gene encoding protein HIDE1 isoform X3: MPWTVLLFAAGSLAIPAPSILLVPPHPSSQEDPIHIACVAPGGFPGANFTLYRGRQVVQLLQAPADQLSVTFNLTGGGREAPGGTFHCQYEVLGEQPQLSDLSDTVSVSFPVPTWILALSLSLAGALLLLAGLVTLAVVVRRVKVKKMQKKRERESCWAQINFATTDMTFDNSLFAISTAATSRPRGTKSRIPPGLEHWDKNSTRLPILQRFLIPMGGDRRGHAGK; encoded by the exons ATGCCCTGGACTGTCCTGCTCTTTGCAGCCG GCTCCTTGGCCATCCCAGCACCATCCATCCTGCTGGTGCCCCCACACCCCAGCAGCCAAGAGGACCCCATCCACATCGCCTGTGTAGCCCCCGGGGGCTTCCCAGGGGCCAATTTCACGCTGTACCGCGGCAGGCAGGTGGTACAGCTCCTGCAGGCCCCCGCGGACCAGCTGAGCGTCACCTTCAACTTGAccggaggaggcagggaggctccGGGGGGCACATTTCACTGCCAGTACGAGGTTCTAGGTGAACAGCCGCAGCTGTCTGACCTCAGTGACACTGTGAGTGTCTCCTTCCCAG TGCCCACTTGGATACTGGCACTCTCCTTGAGTCTGGCTGGAGCTCTCCTTCTCCTTGCTGGGCTGGTGACCCTTGCCGTGGTGGTCAGGAGAG tgaaagtaaaaaaaatgcagaagaaaag AGAGCGAGAATCCTGCTGGGCCCAGATCAACTTCGCCACCACAG aTATGACCTTTGACAATTCCCTGTTTGCCATCTCTACG GCAGCCACGTCCAGGCCTCGTGGGACAAAGAGCAGGATTCCCCCCGGGCTGGAGCACTGGGACAAGAACAGCACAAGGCTTCCAATTCTTCAGCGCTTCCTAATTCCTATGGGCGGAGATAGACGAGGCCACGCGGG
- the CA2H19orf38 gene encoding protein HIDE1 isoform X4 yields MPWTVLLFAAGSLAIPAPSILLVPPHPSSQEDPIHIACVAPGGFPGANFTLYRGRQVVQLLQAPADQLSVTFNLTGGGREAPGGTFHCQYEVLGEQPQLSDLSDTVSVSFPVPTWILALSLSLAGALLLLAGLVTLAVVVRRVKVKKMQKKRERESCWAQINFATTDMTFDNSLFAISTSQAAVPGVRM; encoded by the exons ATGCCCTGGACTGTCCTGCTCTTTGCAGCCG GCTCCTTGGCCATCCCAGCACCATCCATCCTGCTGGTGCCCCCACACCCCAGCAGCCAAGAGGACCCCATCCACATCGCCTGTGTAGCCCCCGGGGGCTTCCCAGGGGCCAATTTCACGCTGTACCGCGGCAGGCAGGTGGTACAGCTCCTGCAGGCCCCCGCGGACCAGCTGAGCGTCACCTTCAACTTGAccggaggaggcagggaggctccGGGGGGCACATTTCACTGCCAGTACGAGGTTCTAGGTGAACAGCCGCAGCTGTCTGACCTCAGTGACACTGTGAGTGTCTCCTTCCCAG TGCCCACTTGGATACTGGCACTCTCCTTGAGTCTGGCTGGAGCTCTCCTTCTCCTTGCTGGGCTGGTGACCCTTGCCGTGGTGGTCAGGAGAG tgaaagtaaaaaaaatgcagaagaaaag AGAGCGAGAATCCTGCTGGGCCCAGATCAACTTCGCCACCACAG aTATGACCTTTGACAATTCCCTGTTTGCCATCTCTACG